The Euphorbia lathyris chromosome 8, ddEupLath1.1, whole genome shotgun sequence genome has a window encoding:
- the LOC136202824 gene encoding putative B3 domain-containing protein REM15, translated as MSATLLTKPHFFKPLLPGFEDDFLIPGAFSKYFTEQNCDKAMLGSRQGGKLWPVKINGRRLEDGWKQFVEDHGLQIGDFLVFRHEGDLVFFVLVFDRTTCEREYPSFIAASTEEEEKIEIEEQNVPEDSSSEKKSEENEKVKTSLEAKASSSVLEYPYSVIQLTPKNIKKSRLNIPRKFARKSGLYGRCCSMILKDEEGNCWPANLLYKRSSGKTYIAGGWPSFCVARKLKTGDLLIVELTRNGKIPVLKIRTLQEHPEVKQEIMSENNTEADSSSPGHLHATTEAYNLEKSQPKIPEEVVKNSGCWKKLEKKKKLETRLEEKASSTVFEHPRCVIELIRDSFKCGRVYIPRGFAKQHGLYGRCCSMILKDGEGNCWPAKLFYKSSTGKTYVGGAWKSFRLAHKLKIGDSLLVELTRNGKIPVLKMQRLQEHPEVKQEVMDQNNAETDSWSPRHLHATTEASNRERTQLHIPEEVTKVSGLGKLRKNKQPVTGSRFFVAKVYDRWVDSKLYIPGKFVRLHFQNIEFCKVILIDREGRSWPANLRYRDSDDQAYISGGWNEFRVANDLNPGDTFVFEFIKKGERPALKMCEFKTNHNARKNEETASSTIEKPSHFFVILKSSMVQLGQIRIPTDFARRNGLLTSVCSEMIIRNEMGNSWQVATKLDKSGEVFIRYGWTEFAKRNGIKVGDVFMLELVKGEPKTRVMNYYAAKQRMESSNQEGMGEDFEDVKPII; from the exons TTAATTCCAGGTGCCTTCTCCAAGTATTTTACAGAACAAAATTGTGATAAAGCTATGCTGGGAAGCCGACAAGGGGGGAAGCTTTGGCCTGTGAAGATCAATGGGAGACGATTGGAAGATGGGTGGAAACAATTTGTGGAAGATCACGGCTTGCAAATTGGGGATTTTTTGGTTTTCAGACATGAAGGAGATCTGGTTTTTTTTGTTCTGGTTTTTGACCGTACTACTTGTGAGAGGGAATATCCTTCCTTTATTGCTGCTTCTacagaagaagaggagaaaattgaaattgaagaaCAGAATGTTCCCGAAGATTCAAGTAGTG AGAAGAAATCGGAAGAAAATGAGAAAGTCAAAACTAGTTTAGAGGCAAAAGCTAGCTCCTCTGTTCTCGAATATCCTTATTCTGTAATTCAACTCACACCAAAAAACATCAAGAAATCTAGATTG AATATTCCCCGGAAATTTGCAAGGAAAAGCGGCCTATATGGTCGATGTTGTTCAATGATTCTTAAGGATGAAGAAGGGAATTGTTGGCCAGCAAATCTATTGTACAAAAGGTCGTCCGGTAAAACTTATATTGCAGGTGGTTGGCCTTCCTTCTGTGTTGCTCGTAAGCTTAAGACAGGAGATTTATTAATTGTTGAGCTTACTAGAAATGGGAAGATACCTGTTCTGAAAATACGAA CATTGCAAGAACATCCAGAAGTTAAGCAGGAAATCATGAGTGAGAATAACACAGAAGCTGATTCTTCGTCACCCGGACATCTTCATGCTACTACTGAAGCTTACAACCTTGAAAAATCTCAGCCG AAAATTCCTGAAGAAGTAGTGAAAAATTCCGGCTGCT GGAAGAAAttggaaaaaaagaagaaactgGAAACTAGATTAGAAGAAAAAGCTAGCTCCACTGTTTTTGAACATCCTCGTTGTGTAATTGAGCTCATACGAGACAGCTTCAAGTGTGGTAGAGTG TATATTCCCCGGGGATTTGCAAAACAACACGGTCTATATGGTCGATGTTGTTCGATGATTCTTAAGGATGGAGAAGGGAACTGTTGGCCAGCAAAACTATTTTACAAAAGTTCAACTGGTAAAACTTATGTTGGAGGTGCTTGGAAATCCTTCCGCCTTGCTCATAAGCTTAAGATAGGAGATTCATTGCTTGTTGAGCTTACTAGAAACGGGAAGATACCTGTTCTGAAAATGCAAA GACTTCAAGAACATCCAGAAGTTAAGCAGGAAGTTATGGATCAGAATAATGCAGAAACTGATTCTTGGTCACCCCGACATCTTCATGCTACTACTGAGGCTTCCAACCGTGAAAGAACTCAGCTG CACATTCCTGAAGAAGTAACAAAAGTATCTGGCTTGG GGAAATTGCGAAAGAATAAGCAACCCGTGACTGGAAGCCGCTTCTTCGTGGCGAAAGTATATGATCGTTGGGTTGACTCTAAACTG TACATACCCGGAAAATTTGTGAGGCTACACTTCCAAAACATTGAGTTTTGCAAGGTGATTCTTATAGACCGAGAGGGAAGATCATGGCCAGCAAATTTACGGTACAGAGATTCAGATGATCAAGCTTATATATCAGGTGGTTGGAATGAGTTCCGTGTTGCTAATGATCTTAACCCGGGggacactttcgttttcgagtTCATCAAAAAGGGGGAAAGGCCTGCACTCAAAATGTGTG AGTTCAAAACAAACCATAACGCCAGAAAGAATGAGGAAACTGCTTCTTCAACGATTGAGAAACCCTCACATTTCTTTGTTATTCTGAAATCATCAATGGTTCAACTCGGTCAAATT AGAATTCCAACAGACTTTGCACGGAGGAATGGCCTTCTTACCAGCGTATGTTCAGAAATGATCATTAGGAATGAAATGGGAAATTCATGGCAAGTGGCAACAAAGTTGGATAAAAGTGGTGAAGTTTTTATTAGATATGGCTGGACTGAATTTGCTAAAAGAAATGGGATAAAAGTGGGAGATGTCTTCATGTTAGAACTGGTTAAAGGAGAACCGAAAACACGTGTGATGAATTATTATG CTGCAAAACAAAGAATGGAGAGTAGTAATCAAGAGGGCATGGGAGAAGATTTTGAAGATGTTAAACCAATTATATAG